The genomic window GTTTCCGTCTTACACCCATGAATTCCCGACAGGAACTTGCTGACCTTCGGCAGCTCACCGCCCAACTGCAAGAAGAACTGGCTCGGGAACGAGACCAGCGCCACATGTTCTACCAGCTCAGTCGCACGGTCGACCTCAACCGCCTGCTCTACATTCTGGATACCCAAATCCAGCGGTTAGGCCTGTTTGACGGTTACCTCATCGCGTTTCATGATCCCAAACGTGACGGGCTTATCTGCGTCCGCACGCACCTCCCTGAGAGCCATGCCGGGATGCAGGGCGTCCTGAACGACTACCGCTTTGGGATGGACCAGGCCGTCCCGCTGGTCCAGGCATACCTCAACGGGCAGACCCTGCTGCTTCATCTCGAAGACCTGGACCCGGGCGATACGGCGGCACGCCAGGCCTTCGCATGGTGGCAGGCCAGTTCCCTGGCCGCTGTGCCGATTCCTTATGCTGACGGCCTGATCGGTGCCGTGAACGGCTTCCGGCAGCAGGGTCAGGTCGACCCGAAAGCGGTGAAGGTTTTAGAAGAGCAACTCCAGTTCTTCAATGCTCCTCTGCGCCACGCCTTGATGCTAGGAGAACTCCAGGAAGCTCAGGCGGAAGTAGAGGCTGCGCTTGAGGAGCACCGGCGTTTTTTGAGCTTCGTCTCCCAGATCAACGCCCTGACCTCCCCTGAGCGCATAGCGACCGCCACACTCATGCAGCTCCTGAGCGCCTACCGCTTCGATCTGGGCTTCCTGAGCCTGTACGAACCCGGGCTGGGCCTGGTCAATCAGCACGTCAGCGTGCGCGAAGCCCACCAGGAGGTTCTTTGTGACCGTGTGGCCGGTTTGCTGGAGCAGCCAGTCGCCCTCGACCCTTCCCTGGGGGCGAGCGTGTACGCGTTTGTGCACAACACGTACCTTTTCATTCCAGATGTCGACGCCGTGCGTCAGCTTCCCATGTCGGCTCTAGACCAGGCAGTGATCGACGCTCTGCCAGAAATTCGAACGGTGCTGCACATGCCGATTCGGGAGCATGGGAAACCCTTGGGCATGATTGCATTGATGAGCCTGTCACAGCCGCGCCTCCTTGAACCGGAAGAGCTGAAGCTGATTGAGCTGGTCACGTCGTTTGTCGGGACTGTCATCACAAATTCTCGTCTGTATCAGATCGTCGAGGAACAGAATAGTTACATTGAAGAGCTGAATCTCAGGTTGCATGATCGAGTCCAGCGACTGAATGAGACCGTGCGGCTGGACTTTCTCACTGGCCTGCTCAACTTCGGAGCATTTCGAAGTGAACTGGCCCGCTGCATTGAAGAGGCCAACCATGATGGAACCGACCTGAGTGTGGTCATCCTTGATATCGATCACTTCAAAAGACTGAACGACACCTACGGTCATATGACCGGGAACATCGTTCTTAAGGAACTGGCTGCCCGGATTATGCAGGTGGTCCAGGTGACGGACTTTCCGTGCCGGTTTGGTGGGGAGGAGTTCGCGATCATCCTGCCGCAGAACAACCTCGAGGATGCTTGTACATTTGCGGAGCGCTTACGTGACGCCGTGGCGGGACAACCTATTG from Deinococcus malanensis includes these protein-coding regions:
- a CDS encoding GGDEF domain-containing protein, with protein sequence MNSRQELADLRQLTAQLQEELARERDQRHMFYQLSRTVDLNRLLYILDTQIQRLGLFDGYLIAFHDPKRDGLICVRTHLPESHAGMQGVLNDYRFGMDQAVPLVQAYLNGQTLLLHLEDLDPGDTAARQAFAWWQASSLAAVPIPYADGLIGAVNGFRQQGQVDPKAVKVLEEQLQFFNAPLRHALMLGELQEAQAEVEAALEEHRRFLSFVSQINALTSPERIATATLMQLLSAYRFDLGFLSLYEPGLGLVNQHVSVREAHQEVLCDRVAGLLEQPVALDPSLGASVYAFVHNTYLFIPDVDAVRQLPMSALDQAVIDALPEIRTVLHMPIREHGKPLGMIALMSLSQPRLLEPEELKLIELVTSFVGTVITNSRLYQIVEEQNSYIEELNLRLHDRVQRLNETVRLDFLTGLLNFGAFRSELARCIEEANHDGTDLSVVILDIDHFKRLNDTYGHMTGNIVLKELAARIMQVVQVTDFPCRFGGEEFAIILPQNNLEDACTFAERLRDAVAGQPIEADDQTLSLTVSLGCARYQVGETAEEFLSRADHALYRAKAGGRNRVQAARHPEGPSARES